The following proteins are encoded in a genomic region of Burkholderia cepacia:
- a CDS encoding gluconate 2-dehydrogenase subunit 3 family protein: MSTPPDKPNSRRRFLRTSVALVPIASVAGCDLRSTSPSATTAGNAPAASSSAERAPYRPTFFDAKEWAFVQAAVDRLIPADAEGPGALESGVPEFIDRQMETPYAHGATWYMQGPFQQGVPELGYQLKLVPRDIYRLGIAAVNRYCEKTHGKAFADLDAPTRDTVLGALEKGGAQIDDVPPGLFFGQLLQNTREGYFCDPVHGGNHDMAAWKMIGFPGARADFMDFVNQSGKPYPYGPVSINGERS; this comes from the coding sequence ATGTCCACGCCACCTGACAAACCCAACTCGCGCCGCCGTTTCCTGCGCACGTCGGTCGCGCTCGTGCCGATCGCGTCGGTCGCCGGCTGCGACCTGCGCTCGACGTCGCCGTCCGCGACGACGGCCGGCAACGCACCCGCCGCCTCGTCCAGCGCCGAACGTGCCCCGTACAGGCCGACCTTCTTCGATGCGAAGGAGTGGGCGTTCGTCCAGGCCGCCGTCGACCGGTTGATCCCGGCCGACGCCGAAGGCCCCGGCGCGCTCGAATCGGGCGTGCCCGAATTCATCGATCGCCAGATGGAGACGCCGTATGCGCACGGCGCGACGTGGTACATGCAGGGGCCGTTCCAGCAGGGCGTGCCCGAGCTCGGCTACCAGCTGAAGCTGGTGCCGCGCGACATCTACCGGCTCGGCATCGCGGCCGTCAACCGCTATTGCGAAAAGACGCACGGCAAGGCGTTCGCGGATCTCGATGCACCGACGCGCGACACCGTGCTCGGCGCGCTGGAGAAGGGCGGCGCGCAGATCGACGACGTGCCGCCCGGCTTGTTCTTCGGCCAGTTGCTGCAGAACACGCGTGAAGGCTACTTCTGCGATCCGGTGCACGGCGGCAATCACGACATGGCCGCGTGGAAGATGATCGGCTTTCCGGGCGCGCGTGCCGACTTCATGGATTTCGTCAACCAGAGCGGCAAGCCCTATCCGTACGGCCCCGTCTCGATCAACGGGGAGCGCAGCTGA
- a CDS encoding DUF3995 domain-containing protein, translated as MTGAYFSVPTLCAIALVHVYWALGGQRGKRAAIPEQDGVSLLRPTVIGTLAVAAALLGGACVVAARAGWLGRNAYPGTIAFAVVAFALIFAVRAVGDFRYVGFFKRVRGSRFARMDTLYYSPLCAALALSIASMFWPW; from the coding sequence ATGACCGGTGCGTATTTCAGCGTGCCGACGCTTTGCGCGATCGCGCTCGTTCACGTCTACTGGGCGTTGGGCGGGCAGCGCGGCAAGCGTGCGGCGATTCCGGAACAGGATGGCGTGTCGCTGCTGCGGCCGACCGTCATCGGCACGCTTGCCGTTGCGGCGGCGCTGCTGGGCGGCGCATGCGTGGTCGCCGCGCGTGCCGGCTGGCTGGGGCGCAACGCGTATCCCGGCACGATCGCATTCGCGGTCGTTGCGTTCGCACTGATTTTCGCGGTGCGCGCCGTCGGCGATTTCCGCTATGTCGGCTTCTTCAAGCGAGTTCGCGGGTCGCGTTTCGCACGAATGGACACGCTGTATTACTCGCCGCTGTGCGCGGCGCTGGCGCTGTCGATCGCGTCGATGTTCTGGCCGTGGTGA
- the ald gene encoding alanine dehydrogenase, whose amino-acid sequence MLIGVPKEIKNHEYRVGLTPAGAHELTRHGHRVLVQRGAGTAIGLLDDDYTAAGASLCDAADEVFARADMIIKVKEPQPAECAMLRHGQILYTYLHLAPDPDQAAALVKSGAVCIAYETVTGPGGGLPLLAPMSEVAGRMSIQVAATHLESPRGGRGLLMAGVPGVPAAHVVVLGAGVVGTGALQMAVGLGARVTVLDNNVNRLRQLDLVFANRISTVCSNAHTVDEAVRDADVVIGAVLVPGASAPRLVTRGMIATMRTGAVVVDVAIDQGGCFETSHATTHADPTFVVDGIVHYCVANMPGAVARTSTFALNNATLGHALALADKGWKQAMADDPHLRAGLNVCDGHITYEAVALALGLPYVPAAGVLA is encoded by the coding sequence ATGCTGATCGGTGTGCCGAAGGAGATCAAGAACCACGAATATCGCGTCGGCCTCACGCCGGCCGGCGCACACGAACTGACGCGGCACGGCCATCGCGTGCTCGTGCAGCGCGGCGCGGGCACCGCGATCGGCCTGCTCGACGACGACTACACGGCCGCCGGCGCATCGCTCTGCGACGCCGCCGACGAAGTCTTCGCGCGCGCCGACATGATCATCAAGGTCAAGGAACCGCAGCCGGCCGAATGCGCGATGTTGCGGCACGGCCAGATCCTCTATACGTACCTGCATCTCGCGCCCGATCCCGACCAGGCAGCCGCGCTCGTGAAATCCGGCGCGGTCTGCATCGCGTACGAAACCGTGACGGGCCCTGGTGGCGGCTTGCCGCTGCTCGCACCGATGAGCGAGGTGGCCGGACGCATGTCCATCCAGGTCGCCGCCACCCATCTCGAAAGCCCGCGCGGCGGCCGCGGCCTGCTGATGGCCGGCGTGCCCGGCGTGCCGGCCGCGCACGTCGTCGTGCTCGGCGCGGGTGTCGTGGGCACCGGCGCGCTGCAGATGGCGGTCGGCCTCGGCGCGCGCGTCACCGTGCTCGACAACAATGTGAACCGGTTGCGCCAGCTCGACCTCGTGTTCGCCAACCGGATCTCGACCGTCTGCTCGAATGCGCATACGGTCGACGAAGCCGTGCGCGACGCCGATGTCGTGATCGGCGCGGTGCTCGTGCCGGGCGCATCGGCGCCGCGGCTCGTCACGCGCGGCATGATCGCGACGATGCGCACGGGTGCGGTCGTCGTCGACGTCGCGATCGACCAGGGCGGCTGCTTCGAGACCTCGCATGCGACGACGCATGCCGACCCGACCTTCGTCGTCGACGGCATCGTGCACTACTGCGTCGCGAACATGCCCGGCGCGGTCGCGCGCACGTCGACCTTCGCGCTGAACAACGCGACGCTCGGGCATGCGCTCGCGCTCGCGGACAAGGGCTGGAAGCAGGCCATGGCCGACGATCCGCATCTGCGCGCGGGCCTGAACGTCTGCGACGGGCACATCACGTACGAAGCGGTCGCGCTGGCGCTCGGTCTGCCCTATGTGCCGGCGGCCGGCGTGCTCGCATGA
- the polX gene encoding DNA polymerase/3'-5' exonuclease PolX, translated as MPIHNAECAAVFAEIADMLEIQGANPFRVRAYRNAARTIADYGRDIPAMVANGDDLGKIPSIGPDLASKLREIAATGTCELQQTLRHALPGAIVELLDVPGLGAKRVKALHDALHVDSLEQLRAEAKNGHVRELPGFGARTEAHLLEAIDDRLQREPQRFLLPDAAQSLMPLLDRLRAVAGVRQAVPAGSFRRRRETVGDLDILVTASDPVAVADAFVGYADVARLLAHGKTKSSVVLASGLQVDLRVVDADAFGAALVYFTGSKAHNIALRRIAQAAGLKINEYGVFRGDERIAGDTEASVYAAIGLHEVPPELREDRGEIDASRAGTLPALVERKHLHGDLHAHTDASAGRDSLRAMAAAARTRGLAYLAVTDRAPQAGRGRHDFDWLARQLDEIDRVNEAFDDFVLLKGVEAGIREDGSLDVPDTMLGRLDLVVGAVRDGFDLSRDAQTDRMLRAIDHPHFTILAHPTGRVLGEREACELDVPRVIAQAAARGCFVELDAQPRRLDLPDIWCREAAKAGVPVAIGSDACSADELDNLAYGVDQARRGWLTRPDVLNTRTLTQLRPLLARTMGEGSGTKRSRSKGA; from the coding sequence ATGCCGATCCACAATGCCGAGTGCGCGGCCGTGTTCGCCGAGATCGCGGACATGCTCGAGATCCAGGGCGCCAATCCGTTTCGCGTGCGGGCCTACCGCAATGCCGCACGGACGATCGCCGACTACGGTCGCGATATCCCGGCGATGGTCGCGAACGGCGACGATCTCGGCAAGATTCCATCGATCGGGCCGGATCTCGCGTCGAAGCTGCGCGAGATCGCCGCGACCGGCACCTGCGAATTGCAGCAAACGCTGCGACATGCGCTGCCGGGTGCGATCGTCGAGTTGCTGGACGTGCCGGGGCTGGGCGCGAAACGCGTGAAGGCGCTGCATGATGCGCTGCACGTCGATTCGCTCGAACAGCTACGCGCGGAAGCGAAGAACGGGCACGTGCGCGAACTGCCGGGCTTCGGCGCGAGAACCGAAGCCCATCTGCTCGAAGCGATCGACGATCGCCTGCAGCGCGAGCCGCAACGCTTCCTGCTGCCCGATGCCGCGCAATCGCTGATGCCGTTGCTCGACCGCCTGCGCGCGGTCGCGGGCGTCCGCCAAGCCGTGCCGGCCGGCAGTTTCCGGCGCCGCCGCGAAACCGTCGGCGATCTCGACATCCTCGTCACCGCAAGCGACCCGGTCGCCGTCGCCGATGCGTTCGTCGGCTACGCCGACGTGGCGCGCCTGCTCGCGCACGGCAAGACGAAGTCGAGCGTCGTGCTCGCCAGCGGGTTGCAGGTCGACCTGCGGGTCGTCGATGCCGATGCGTTCGGCGCGGCGCTGGTCTATTTCACGGGATCGAAGGCCCACAACATCGCGCTGCGCAGGATCGCGCAGGCCGCCGGCCTGAAGATCAACGAATACGGCGTGTTTCGCGGCGACGAGCGGATTGCCGGCGACACGGAGGCATCGGTCTACGCCGCCATCGGGCTGCACGAGGTGCCGCCCGAGCTGCGCGAGGATCGCGGCGAGATCGACGCGTCGCGGGCCGGCACGCTGCCGGCCCTGGTCGAACGCAAACATCTCCACGGCGACCTGCATGCACATACCGACGCGTCGGCCGGCCGCGACAGCCTGCGCGCGATGGCGGCTGCGGCCCGTACGCGCGGGCTCGCGTACCTGGCCGTGACCGACCGCGCACCGCAAGCCGGCCGCGGCCGTCACGACTTCGACTGGCTCGCGCGGCAGCTCGACGAAATCGATCGCGTCAATGAGGCTTTCGACGATTTCGTGCTGCTCAAGGGGGTGGAAGCCGGCATTCGCGAGGACGGCAGCCTCGACGTGCCCGATACGATGCTCGGCCGGCTCGATCTGGTGGTCGGCGCGGTACGTGACGGCTTCGACCTGTCGCGCGACGCGCAGACCGATCGGATGCTGCGCGCGATAGACCATCCGCATTTCACGATTCTCGCGCACCCGACCGGCCGCGTGCTCGGCGAACGCGAGGCATGCGAACTCGACGTGCCACGCGTGATCGCGCAGGCCGCGGCGCGCGGCTGTTTCGTCGAACTCGATGCACAGCCGCGGCGGCTCGATCTGCCCGACATCTGGTGCCGGGAGGCCGCGAAGGCCGGCGTGCCGGTCGCGATCGGCTCGGATGCGTGCAGCGCGGACGAACTCGACAACCTCGCGTACGGCGTCGATCAGGCACGGCGCGGCTGGCTGACGCGGCCCGACGTGCTGAACACACGCACGCTCACGCAACTGCGGCCGCTGCTGGCACGTACGATGGGCGAGGGCAGCGGAACGAAGCGGAGCCGGTCGAAGGGCGCGTGA
- a CDS encoding TraR/DksA family transcriptional regulator, protein MALDQQQRQTLKQRLNESEQTLRAEIRTSEDQRASESYADLAGAAPDEGDEANADLFVDVDHALIGMKLTELRAVGRAQQRMRDGSYGECIDCDGAVGYERLLARPTAERCTHCQSIYERRYATTPRASL, encoded by the coding sequence ATGGCGCTCGACCAACAACAACGGCAGACGCTGAAACAGCGGCTGAACGAGAGCGAGCAGACGCTGCGTGCGGAGATCCGCACGAGCGAAGACCAGCGCGCGTCGGAATCCTATGCGGACCTTGCCGGCGCGGCGCCGGACGAGGGCGACGAGGCGAACGCGGATCTGTTCGTCGACGTCGATCATGCATTGATCGGCATGAAGCTGACCGAGCTGCGTGCGGTCGGCCGCGCCCAGCAGCGGATGCGCGACGGCAGCTACGGCGAATGTATCGATTGCGATGGCGCGGTGGGCTACGAGCGCCTGCTGGCGCGACCGACCGCCGAGCGCTGCACGCATTGCCAGTCGATCTACGAGCGGCGTTACGCCACGACACCGCGCGCCTCCCTCTGA
- a CDS encoding glycosyltransferase family 4 protein, which produces MSTSIRERSAPVLQDTRAERGVGTAAHTARLRRLAINGKFTAQRMTGVQRVAYELTAELARIASAGDEPSLVVPADHDPAAMPAGARPQTTGRRHGALWEQWTLPRTTRGRTLLSLCNIGPLAKRDQLVMIHDAAIFDLPAGYSLAFRLWYRFAFSILKRRARHIVTVSHFSRARLAARLGVPPARLSVVPGAVDHIDRIDADPGVLSRLNLETDGYVLFVGSLAPGKNLGRALAAIALMRTSHPTLRFVIAGGANAKIFGVREAGLREDDPYVTWAGYVTDGELKALYEHAGCFVFPSLYEGFGLPPLEAMRCGCPVIVSHEGSLPEVCSGGALFCDAYSPPDIAAAIARVMDDPELRTRLRTMGREHAQQYSWQRSARALLDIVRADA; this is translated from the coding sequence ATGTCAACGTCGATTCGGGAGCGAAGCGCACCGGTACTGCAGGACACGCGCGCGGAACGGGGCGTCGGCACAGCCGCGCACACCGCGCGGTTGCGCCGCCTCGCAATCAACGGGAAATTCACCGCGCAGCGCATGACGGGCGTTCAGCGCGTCGCATACGAACTGACGGCCGAACTCGCGCGCATCGCGAGCGCCGGCGACGAACCGTCGCTCGTCGTGCCGGCCGATCACGATCCGGCGGCCATGCCGGCCGGCGCGCGGCCGCAGACCACCGGGCGCCGGCACGGTGCGCTGTGGGAACAATGGACACTGCCGCGCACGACGCGCGGCCGGACCCTGCTGAGCCTGTGCAACATCGGCCCGCTGGCGAAACGCGATCAGTTGGTGATGATTCACGACGCGGCGATCTTCGATCTGCCGGCCGGCTATTCGCTCGCGTTCCGTCTGTGGTATCGCTTCGCGTTCTCCATTCTGAAGCGGCGCGCGCGCCATATCGTGACGGTGTCGCATTTTTCGCGGGCGCGGCTGGCCGCGCGCCTGGGTGTGCCGCCGGCGCGCCTGTCCGTCGTGCCGGGCGCAGTCGATCATATCGACCGGATCGATGCCGATCCCGGCGTGCTGTCGCGCCTGAATCTCGAGACGGACGGCTACGTGCTGTTCGTCGGCTCGCTCGCGCCCGGCAAGAATCTCGGGCGCGCGCTGGCCGCGATAGCGTTGATGCGCACGTCGCACCCGACGTTGCGCTTCGTGATCGCGGGCGGCGCGAATGCGAAGATATTCGGTGTACGCGAGGCCGGCCTGCGCGAGGACGATCCGTACGTCACGTGGGCCGGTTACGTGACAGACGGCGAACTGAAGGCGCTGTACGAACACGCAGGATGTTTCGTTTTTCCATCGTTGTACGAAGGATTTGGGCTGCCGCCGCTCGAGGCGATGCGATGCGGGTGCCCCGTCATCGTGTCGCACGAGGGTTCGCTGCCGGAAGTCTGCAGTGGGGGCGCGCTGTTCTGCGATGCCTATTCGCCGCCGGACATCGCGGCCGCCATCGCTCGCGTGATGGACGATCCCGAACTGCGCACGCGGCTGCGCACGATGGGCCGCGAGCATGCGCAGCAGTACAGCTGGCAGCGCTCGGCGCGCGCGTTGCTCGACATCGTCCGTGCCGATGCCTGA
- a CDS encoding undecaprenyl-phosphate glucose phosphotransferase yields the protein MSGGTNTLRRAAIAAVDVVLVLAGALAAQVAFGLAWHGLSDAQRGAIALLCVLTVALLPRYLRTVRGGVTVQGGAHVLTQTLVAVVCASVLTVAGTMWIMNRGGTVTTRWIVDTVLAGGAALLFGRAALLAFVLTHNDPRARQRRVAVVGATAYGRVAIERMQLAPSSPFVAACVFDDDAPAAAVGIGGVPVIDDWTTLRDMIRSGEIDEVWLTLPMSHEWRIQRIVRELRDEFVELRLLPDVRQMAVVDRSATDVLGMPAINLATTPSSTPELWAKFAFDRLFAFGVLIPLLPLLSMLAVAVKLSSPGPVLFRQRRKGVDGREFDILKFRTMRVHRAQPGVLRQASRNDARITRVGAFLRRTSLDELPQFFNVLFGQMSVVGPRPHAIEHDDLYRQLIDCYMYRYRVRPGITGWAQVNGYRGETRKVEAMAARVKFDLFYMQNWSFWFDMKIILLTVVRGFIGRNAF from the coding sequence ATGTCCGGTGGAACGAATACGTTGCGGCGTGCCGCGATCGCGGCGGTCGACGTCGTGCTCGTGCTGGCGGGAGCGCTTGCGGCGCAGGTCGCGTTCGGCCTGGCGTGGCACGGGCTGTCCGATGCGCAGCGTGGCGCGATCGCGCTGCTGTGCGTGCTGACGGTGGCGCTGCTGCCGCGCTACCTGCGCACCGTGCGCGGCGGCGTGACGGTGCAGGGCGGTGCGCACGTGCTGACGCAGACGCTGGTGGCGGTCGTCTGCGCGAGCGTGCTGACGGTGGCCGGCACGATGTGGATCATGAATCGCGGCGGCACGGTCACGACACGCTGGATCGTGGACACGGTGCTGGCCGGCGGCGCGGCGTTGCTGTTCGGCCGCGCCGCGCTGCTGGCATTTGTGCTGACACACAACGACCCGCGTGCGCGGCAACGCCGGGTCGCCGTGGTCGGCGCAACGGCGTACGGGCGCGTAGCGATCGAGCGGATGCAGCTCGCGCCGAGCAGCCCGTTCGTGGCGGCGTGCGTCTTCGATGACGACGCGCCGGCCGCCGCGGTCGGCATCGGCGGCGTGCCGGTGATCGACGACTGGACCACGCTGCGCGACATGATCCGCAGCGGCGAGATCGACGAAGTGTGGCTGACGCTGCCGATGTCGCACGAATGGCGGATCCAGCGCATCGTGCGCGAGTTGCGCGACGAATTCGTCGAGCTGCGGCTGTTGCCCGACGTGCGGCAGATGGCGGTCGTCGATCGCTCGGCGACCGACGTGCTCGGCATGCCGGCGATCAATCTCGCGACCACGCCGAGCTCCACGCCGGAGCTGTGGGCGAAGTTCGCGTTCGACCGGCTGTTCGCGTTCGGCGTGCTGATTCCGTTGTTGCCGCTGCTGTCGATGCTGGCCGTCGCGGTCAAGCTGTCGTCGCCGGGGCCCGTGCTGTTCAGGCAGCGCCGCAAGGGCGTGGACGGCCGCGAGTTCGACATCCTGAAGTTCCGGACGATGCGCGTGCATCGCGCGCAGCCGGGTGTCTTGCGGCAGGCGTCGCGCAACGATGCACGCATCACGCGCGTCGGCGCCTTCCTGCGGCGCACGTCGCTCGACGAGCTGCCGCAGTTCTTCAACGTGCTGTTCGGGCAGATGTCGGTCGTCGGACCGCGCCCGCACGCGATCGAACACGACGACCTCTATCGTCAACTGATCGACTGCTACATGTACCGCTATCGCGTGCGCCCGGGCATCACCGGATGGGCGCAGGTGAACGGCTACCGCGGCGAGACCCGCAAGGTCGAGGCGATGGCGGCGCGCGTGAAGTTCGATCTCTTCTACATGCAGAACTGGAGCTTCTGGTTCGACATGAAGATCATCCTGTTGACGGTCGTGCGCGGCTTCATCGGGCGCAACGCTTTCTGA
- a CDS encoding Crp/Fnr family transcriptional regulator, with amino-acid sequence MLHLHSSYTANAILDALPEDSIRTIAPHLELVRIKAGMLDRVGEPMRHLYFPTTSMMSVQHLMEDGAMVEVAVVGREGVVGLGTLVGGVAASSRVEVRIGGMAYRVPSCVMRAEFERSPATYRLLLNYCQAAMAQISRSALCNRHHSVSEQLSRWLLLAHDRIDGDELAVTQQTIANMLGVRREGVTEAAGNLQEAGLIRQRRGRITVLDRDGLEHHSCECYDLIRADYRRLLGSRGNARQAPVRPRMPEVRCGFPAHGA; translated from the coding sequence ATGCTTCATCTTCACTCGAGCTACACGGCGAACGCCATCCTCGATGCACTCCCGGAGGACAGCATCCGCACCATCGCACCGCATCTGGAACTCGTCCGGATCAAGGCCGGGATGCTTGACCGGGTTGGCGAGCCGATGCGCCATCTGTATTTTCCGACGACGTCGATGATGTCGGTGCAGCACCTGATGGAGGACGGTGCGATGGTCGAAGTGGCGGTGGTCGGCCGTGAAGGCGTGGTCGGTCTCGGGACGCTGGTCGGTGGCGTCGCGGCGTCGAGCCGGGTCGAGGTGCGCATCGGCGGGATGGCGTATCGCGTGCCGAGTTGCGTGATGCGTGCCGAATTCGAGCGATCGCCGGCGACGTACCGGCTGCTGCTCAACTACTGTCAGGCGGCGATGGCGCAGATCTCGCGCAGCGCGCTGTGCAACCGGCATCACTCGGTCAGCGAGCAGTTGAGCCGCTGGTTGCTGCTCGCGCACGACCGGATCGACGGCGACGAACTGGCCGTCACGCAGCAGACGATCGCGAACATGCTCGGCGTGCGGCGCGAAGGCGTGACGGAGGCAGCCGGCAACCTGCAGGAAGCCGGGCTGATCCGGCAGCGCCGCGGTCGCATCACGGTGCTCGACCGCGATGGTCTCGAACATCACTCGTGTGAATGCTACGACCTGATTCGCGCCGACTATCGCCGGTTGCTCGGGTCGCGCGGGAATGCGAGGCAGGCGCCGGTTCGCCCGCGCATGCCGGAGGTGCGTTGCGGATTCCCGGCGCATGGTGCGTAA
- a CDS encoding Crp/Fnr family transcriptional regulator encodes MTLQAHDAVAHANGMIELSHSFDANRFLAAIDRDELATLAPHLQLVHLKSGQVLCEPGEMLTEVYLPVTTAISLQYVSSGGMTLEVAEIGSESVVCDDVIGGSGRMPCRAVACRDGFVYRLDRRVFAAAFDTSPVIRHLVFVCVRLLMAQVSQITFCSRHHVLKHQLCRWFLLAYDRTRSIEIQVTHSMLAQMLGVRRETVTDAAGEIQKLGLIRQYRSSIELADLDGLEKMSCGCRAIVRDEMKRILSADSGVPAASRA; translated from the coding sequence GTGACTCTCCAGGCCCACGACGCCGTCGCCCATGCGAACGGCATGATCGAGCTTTCCCACAGCTTCGATGCCAACCGGTTTCTCGCGGCCATCGACCGCGACGAACTCGCCACGCTGGCGCCCCACCTTCAGCTCGTCCACCTGAAATCGGGGCAAGTGCTGTGCGAACCCGGTGAAATGCTCACCGAGGTGTACCTGCCCGTCACGACGGCAATCTCGCTGCAATACGTGTCGTCCGGCGGCATGACGCTGGAAGTCGCGGAGATCGGCAGCGAGAGCGTGGTCTGCGACGACGTGATCGGCGGCAGCGGCCGGATGCCTTGCCGTGCGGTGGCCTGCCGCGACGGCTTCGTCTACCGGCTCGACCGGCGCGTATTCGCCGCCGCATTCGACACGTCGCCGGTGATCCGTCATCTCGTGTTCGTCTGCGTGCGGCTGTTGATGGCGCAGGTGTCGCAGATCACGTTCTGCAGCCGCCATCACGTGCTGAAACATCAGCTATGCAGATGGTTCCTGCTCGCGTACGACCGCACACGCAGCATCGAGATCCAGGTGACGCACAGCATGCTCGCGCAGATGCTCGGCGTGCGGCGCGAAACCGTCACGGATGCCGCGGGCGAGATCCAGAAGCTCGGCCTGATCCGCCAGTACCGCAGCTCGATCGAGCTCGCCGACCTCGACGGCCTCGAAAAGATGTCGTGCGGCTGCCGCGCGATCGTGCGCGACGAAATGAAGCGCATCCTGTCGGCCGATTCGGGCGTGCCGGCTGCATCGCGCGCGTGA
- a CDS encoding acyl carrier protein: MKNEIRTILKHVAHLEAAIDSIGDGDDLYEAGLSSLDTIQLMLAIEKQFNIEIPDEMLNRNLFRSIDALADTIATLQRTEHSA; encoded by the coding sequence GTGAAAAACGAAATCAGAACCATCCTCAAGCACGTCGCCCACCTTGAAGCCGCCATCGATTCGATCGGCGACGGGGACGACCTCTACGAAGCGGGCCTTTCCTCGCTCGACACGATCCAGCTGATGCTCGCGATCGAGAAGCAGTTCAACATCGAGATACCCGACGAGATGCTGAACCGCAACCTGTTCCGCAGCATCGACGCACTCGCGGACACGATCGCCACACTCCAACGCACCGAGCATTCGGCATGA
- a CDS encoding acyl-CoA dehydrogenase family protein, whose translation MSALLPELAADSESHRLDEAAHAVAQIAAQHADAVDRDARCPVEAIEAMRARRLLGAMVPSHLGGAGASLEDIASACSILGQACASSAMVFAMHQIQVACIVDHATDQGWHKLFLQQLVRHQWLLASATSEDGVGGNLRASQCALETDGGGFRLRKSAPTISYGDYADGILATARRDADAPASEQVLVTLLRDGYTLTRRGEWDTLGMRGTCSNGFVLDAQGAAVQCLPVPFAKIAEETMVPVSHILWAAVWVGVAGDAFHRAHQFFRAQARQTDSAPSPAARRIAESLALMQAMQARVDAVLRLHANAASGSWSAGMARAAEINTLKTYVSTTALEVAHQAMMICGMAGYKQGTPFSIGRHIRDLLAAPLMISNDRIAANTASLLLALRPATLEKHT comes from the coding sequence ATGAGCGCGCTGCTTCCGGAACTCGCGGCCGACAGCGAATCGCATCGGCTCGACGAGGCCGCGCACGCCGTCGCACAGATCGCCGCGCAACATGCGGATGCGGTCGATCGCGACGCGCGCTGCCCCGTCGAGGCGATCGAGGCGATGCGCGCGCGCCGGTTGCTCGGCGCCATGGTGCCGTCCCATCTCGGTGGGGCGGGCGCGTCGCTGGAAGACATCGCGTCGGCCTGCTCGATTCTCGGCCAGGCTTGTGCGTCGTCGGCGATGGTGTTCGCGATGCACCAGATCCAGGTCGCGTGCATCGTCGACCATGCCACCGACCAGGGCTGGCACAAGCTGTTCCTGCAGCAGCTCGTGCGCCACCAGTGGCTGCTCGCGTCGGCCACGTCGGAAGACGGCGTCGGCGGCAACCTGCGCGCGAGCCAGTGCGCGCTCGAAACCGACGGCGGCGGGTTCCGGCTGCGCAAATCCGCGCCGACGATCTCGTACGGCGACTACGCGGACGGCATCCTCGCGACCGCACGACGCGACGCCGACGCACCGGCTTCCGAGCAGGTGCTCGTCACGCTGCTGCGCGACGGCTATACGCTCACGCGCCGCGGCGAATGGGACACGCTCGGGATGCGCGGCACCTGCAGCAACGGCTTCGTGCTCGATGCGCAAGGCGCCGCCGTGCAGTGCCTGCCGGTCCCGTTCGCGAAGATCGCCGAAGAAACGATGGTGCCGGTCTCGCACATCCTGTGGGCCGCGGTATGGGTCGGCGTGGCCGGCGACGCGTTCCATCGCGCACACCAGTTTTTCCGTGCGCAGGCGCGCCAGACCGACAGCGCACCGTCGCCCGCGGCGCGCCGCATCGCCGAATCGCTCGCGCTGATGCAGGCGATGCAGGCCCGCGTCGACGCCGTGCTGCGCCTCCATGCGAACGCGGCGTCGGGCTCGTGGTCGGCCGGCATGGCCCGGGCCGCCGAGATCAACACGCTGAAGACCTACGTGTCGACGACCGCGCTCGAAGTCGCACACCAGGCGATGATGATCTGCGGGATGGCCGGCTACAAGCAAGGCACGCCGTTCAGCATCGGCCGCCACATTCGCGACCTGCTCGCGGCGCCGCTGATGATCAGCAACGACCGCATTGCCGCCAATACTGCGAGCCTGCTGCTCGCGCTGCGTCCTGCGACGCTGGAGAAACATACGTGA